In Arthrobacter sp. SLBN-83, one DNA window encodes the following:
- a CDS encoding SseB family protein — MTEQQGIDDTNPLNDLEEKLSTGGQPDANPVDVILSFLNSEVYIISSDTVEGVDSQVEPLVLANADGDPVLAVFSHPSRVDQQYLKAAPNVLGTQGAAIIANLGDELGMVINPGAAYGFEINPEGVANIRRDFKRADEQ; from the coding sequence ATGACTGAACAGCAGGGAATCGACGACACCAATCCGCTCAACGACCTCGAGGAGAAGCTCTCCACCGGCGGGCAGCCTGATGCGAACCCCGTGGACGTCATCCTGTCGTTCCTCAACAGCGAGGTCTACATCATCAGCTCGGACACGGTGGAAGGCGTGGACTCCCAGGTGGAGCCGCTGGTCCTGGCCAACGCCGATGGCGACCCCGTCCTCGCCGTTTTCTCGCACCCCAGCAGGGTGGACCAGCAGTACCTGAAAGCGGCCCCGAACGTGCTGGGCACGCAGGGGGCAGCCATCATCGCCAACCTCGGCGATGAGCTGGGCATGGTGATCAACCCCGGAGCCGCCTACGGCTTCGAGATCAACCCCGAGGGCGTGGCCAACATCCGGCGCGACTTCAAGCGCGCTGACGAGCAATAA
- a CDS encoding Ppx/GppA phosphatase family protein, giving the protein MRLGVLDIGSNTVHLLLVDAHPGAQPVPFASHKRPLSLVQYLEPDGSISDEGQHELTEFVLEAWEFAARHKAEDLLAFCTSAIREATNGPEVLARVKHETTVTLQELTGSEEASMTFFAVRRWHGWGAGPILNLDIGGGSFEMAFGQDELPEVATSVPLGASRLTRDWLADDPPSAKSVKELRRYIRATLKPAVREFDGLGRANVVAGTSKTFRSLARIAGAAPSAEGPYVKRELHASDLGIWTQRISAMSSEDRLHLPGVSEARAHQLLAGALVAEAALEMFKFKKLRICPWALREGLILRRLDQLVFSGPLQPAPHVAAAQSVDAPV; this is encoded by the coding sequence ATGCGTCTAGGCGTCCTCGATATTGGTTCCAATACTGTCCACCTGCTCCTGGTGGATGCCCACCCCGGCGCGCAGCCGGTCCCGTTCGCGTCCCACAAGCGGCCGCTGTCCCTGGTCCAGTACCTCGAACCGGACGGCAGCATCAGCGACGAAGGCCAGCATGAGCTGACCGAGTTCGTGCTGGAAGCATGGGAATTCGCTGCCCGGCACAAGGCCGAGGACCTGCTGGCATTCTGTACGTCTGCCATCCGCGAGGCCACCAACGGCCCCGAGGTCCTGGCCCGGGTCAAGCACGAAACCACGGTGACCCTGCAGGAGCTCACAGGCAGCGAGGAAGCGTCCATGACGTTCTTCGCTGTCCGTCGCTGGCACGGGTGGGGTGCCGGCCCCATCCTGAACCTGGACATCGGCGGCGGTTCCTTCGAAATGGCCTTCGGCCAGGACGAGCTGCCCGAGGTGGCCACCTCCGTGCCGCTGGGTGCCAGCAGGCTTACCAGGGACTGGCTTGCCGACGATCCGCCGTCGGCAAAGAGCGTCAAGGAACTCCGCCGCTACATCAGGGCCACGCTCAAGCCTGCGGTCCGCGAGTTCGACGGCCTGGGCCGGGCAAACGTGGTGGCCGGTACGTCCAAGACCTTCCGTTCCCTGGCCCGGATCGCCGGTGCCGCCCCCAGCGCTGAAGGCCCCTACGTCAAACGCGAACTGCACGCCTCGGACCTGGGCATCTGGACCCAGCGGATCTCGGCCATGAGCTCGGAAGACAGGCTGCATCTTCCCGGCGTGTCCGAGGCACGGGCCCACCAGCTGCTTGCCGGCGCTTTGGTGGCTGAGGCCGCCCTGGAGATGTTCAAGTTCAAGAAGCTGCGCATCTGCCCGTGGGCCCTGCGTGAAGGGCTCATCCTGCGGCGCCTGGACCAGCTGGTGTTTTCCGGCCCGCTCCAGCCGGCGCCCCACGTAGCCGCCGCGCAATCGGTGGACGCACCCGTCTAA
- the proC gene encoding pyrroline-5-carboxylate reductase produces MSNRIAFLGCGSMNEAILGGLLKAGTDPGDVVATVRRAERASELAERYHGITAIAGEEEPDNNRQAAKGSAVVILGVKPVGIADLAREISPALSPDTVVVSVAAAVSIAQLEAALPAGQPVIRTMPNTPAKLGRGVVSVSPGTHCTPEQLQLVKDILKGAGTVVEVPEEQVDALSAISGSGPAYAFYLAEAMANAGEKLGLDRELSLLLARETVAGAGLMLAEPGANPAALRKAVTSPNGTTERAIATFDEQGIPAIIAAGARAAADRAAEITKQLG; encoded by the coding sequence ATGAGCAACCGAATCGCATTCCTTGGCTGTGGATCCATGAACGAAGCCATTCTTGGCGGCCTGCTGAAGGCAGGAACGGACCCCGGGGATGTGGTGGCCACCGTCCGCCGCGCTGAGCGTGCCTCGGAACTGGCCGAACGGTACCACGGCATCACTGCCATCGCGGGCGAGGAAGAGCCCGACAACAACAGGCAGGCCGCCAAGGGATCCGCCGTCGTCATCCTTGGCGTCAAGCCGGTGGGCATCGCGGACCTGGCCCGGGAAATCAGCCCCGCCCTGTCACCGGACACCGTGGTGGTCAGCGTGGCCGCGGCCGTGTCCATCGCCCAGCTTGAGGCCGCATTGCCGGCCGGGCAGCCGGTGATCCGGACCATGCCCAACACCCCGGCAAAGCTGGGCCGTGGCGTCGTCTCCGTGTCGCCGGGAACGCACTGCACCCCCGAGCAGCTTCAGTTGGTCAAGGACATCCTGAAGGGTGCCGGGACCGTCGTTGAGGTCCCTGAGGAGCAGGTGGATGCGCTCTCTGCCATCAGCGGATCCGGGCCGGCCTACGCCTTCTACCTTGCAGAAGCCATGGCCAACGCGGGCGAAAAGCTGGGCCTGGACCGTGAACTGTCCCTGCTGCTTGCGCGCGAAACGGTGGCTGGGGCAGGCCTCATGCTGGCCGAGCCCGGGGCAAACCCCGCAGCGTTGCGCAAGGCGGTCACCAGCCCCAACGGCACCACGGAACGCGCCATTGCCACCTTCGACGAACAGGGCATCCCGGCCATCATCGCCGCCGGCGCCAGGGCGGCCGCCGACCGCGCAGCCGAAATCACCAAGCAGCTCGGCTAG
- a CDS encoding potassium channel family protein, giving the protein MASSTDAPRRPAHNSPVLVIGLGRFGSSTAEQLVKQGREVLAIERDRNLVQKWAPLLTHVVEADATNIDALRQLGAQEFSSAVVGVGTSIESSVLITVNLVDLGIEHLWVKAITPSHGKILTRIGANHVIYPEADAGVRAAHLVSGRMLDFIEFDDDFAIVKMYPPRETVGFTLDESKVRSKYGVTIVGVKSPGEDFTYARPETKVSSRDMLIVSGHVDLLERFAARP; this is encoded by the coding sequence TTGGCTAGTTCCACAGACGCCCCCCGGCGCCCCGCCCACAACTCCCCGGTCCTTGTGATCGGACTGGGCCGCTTCGGATCATCCACCGCAGAGCAACTGGTCAAGCAGGGCCGGGAAGTGCTGGCCATCGAGCGGGACCGGAACCTGGTCCAGAAGTGGGCACCCCTCCTGACCCACGTGGTGGAGGCCGACGCCACCAATATCGATGCCCTGCGCCAGCTCGGCGCCCAGGAGTTCAGTTCCGCCGTCGTCGGCGTGGGCACCTCCATCGAGTCCTCGGTGCTGATCACCGTCAACCTGGTGGACCTGGGCATCGAGCACCTCTGGGTCAAGGCCATCACGCCCTCGCACGGCAAGATCCTGACCCGGATCGGCGCCAACCACGTCATCTACCCGGAGGCCGACGCAGGCGTGCGCGCGGCGCACCTGGTGTCCGGGCGCATGCTGGACTTCATCGAGTTCGACGACGACTTCGCCATCGTCAAAATGTACCCGCCGCGCGAAACCGTGGGTTTCACCCTGGACGAGTCAAAGGTCCGGTCCAAGTACGGCGTCACCATTGTGGGGGTGAAGTCCCCGGGCGAGGACTTCACCTATGCGCGGCCCGAGACCAAGGTGTCCTCGCGGGACATGCTGATCGTTTCCGGCCACGTGGACCTGCTGGAGAGGTTCGCAGCGCGCCCCTAG
- a CDS encoding TrkH family potassium uptake protein produces MTQSQSRPRTPAIWHPPAQEREGLWILTRLRDFIDDIANTTPARLALTAFAAVCLVFTFLLSLPVSSANGTPTPLDEALFTAVSAVCVTGLTVVSTAVHWSFFGQLVILVGIFIGGLGTLTLASLLALMVSKRLGVRGKIIAAESMNNAGRLGEVGTLLRIVITTSVVIEGILALALIPRFLTLGEPFWQSVWHGIFYSISSFNNAGFTPHSDGIVPYETDLWILIPLMVGVFLGSLGFPVVMVLQQNGLNWKKWNLHTKLTIQVSLILLVAGAFLWALMEWDNVRTIGSMGVGDKITHALFASVMMRSGGFNLVDQNQMDSTTMLLTDALMFAGGGSASTAGGIKVTTIAVMFLAIIAEARGDADVKVYGRTIPQGSMRVAISVIVAGATLVSVSAFLLLHISGQSLDRVLFETISAFATVGLSTNLSAEVPPAGVYVLTVLMFAGRVGTVTLAAALALRQRSQLYHYPEERPIIG; encoded by the coding sequence ATGACGCAGAGCCAGTCAAGGCCCCGGACCCCGGCCATCTGGCACCCCCCGGCACAGGAGCGGGAGGGCCTCTGGATCCTGACACGGCTGCGCGACTTCATTGACGACATCGCCAACACCACCCCGGCACGGCTGGCGCTGACGGCCTTCGCCGCCGTATGCCTCGTATTCACCTTCCTGCTGTCCCTGCCGGTGTCTTCGGCCAACGGAACGCCCACCCCCCTCGACGAGGCCCTGTTCACCGCAGTCTCGGCTGTGTGCGTCACAGGCCTCACGGTGGTGTCGACGGCGGTCCACTGGTCCTTCTTCGGGCAGCTGGTGATCCTGGTGGGCATCTTCATCGGCGGCCTGGGAACCTTGACGCTGGCGTCCTTGCTGGCCCTGATGGTGAGCAAGCGACTGGGTGTGCGCGGCAAGATCATTGCCGCCGAGTCCATGAACAACGCCGGCCGCCTGGGCGAGGTGGGTACCCTGCTCCGGATCGTCATCACCACCTCCGTGGTGATCGAGGGCATCCTGGCGCTGGCGCTGATCCCGCGGTTCCTCACCCTGGGCGAGCCCTTCTGGCAGTCCGTCTGGCACGGCATCTTCTATTCCATTTCGTCGTTCAACAACGCCGGATTTACCCCGCACTCGGACGGCATCGTGCCCTATGAGACGGACCTGTGGATCCTCATCCCCCTCATGGTGGGGGTCTTCCTGGGCAGCCTGGGGTTCCCCGTAGTGATGGTCCTGCAGCAGAACGGCCTGAACTGGAAGAAGTGGAACCTCCACACCAAGCTCACCATCCAGGTGTCCCTGATCCTCCTGGTGGCTGGGGCATTCCTCTGGGCACTGATGGAGTGGGACAACGTCCGGACCATCGGTTCCATGGGCGTGGGCGACAAGATCACGCACGCGCTGTTCGCCTCCGTGATGATGCGCTCCGGGGGGTTCAACCTGGTGGACCAGAACCAGATGGACTCCACCACCATGCTGCTGACCGACGCCCTGATGTTCGCCGGCGGCGGTTCGGCGTCAACGGCCGGCGGCATCAAGGTGACCACCATCGCGGTGATGTTCCTGGCCATCATCGCCGAGGCCCGGGGCGATGCCGACGTCAAGGTGTACGGCCGGACCATCCCGCAGGGCAGCATGCGCGTGGCCATCTCCGTGATCGTTGCCGGCGCCACCCTGGTGTCCGTGTCCGCGTTCCTGCTGCTGCACATCAGCGGCCAGTCGCTGGACCGCGTATTGTTCGAAACCATCTCGGCGTTCGCCACGGTGGGACTCAGCACCAACCTAAGCGCCGAGGTGCCGCCCGCCGGGGTCTACGTCCTCACGGTGCTGATGTTCGCAGGCCGTGTGGGCACCGTAACCCTCGCCGCCGCGCTGGCGCTGCGCCAGCGCAGCCAGTTGTACCACTACCCCGAAGAGAGGCCGATCATTGGCTAG
- a CDS encoding acetoin utilization protein AcuC, whose amino-acid sequence MTYLPGLSQPAPPTVVAWSPDMTAYNFGPGHPMAPERMELTARLARSLGIFDLEHVDVAAPEVASDAELESVHSSDYVAAVRRVSADPSRPDESRGLGTEDDPAFAGMHEAAARLAGGSLLAAQRVLEGSAVHAVNFGGGMHHAARERASGFCIYNDAAIAVQKLLDGGVRKVAYVDVDAHHGDGTQNIFWDDPRVLTVSLHETGLTLFPGTGFANEIGGPAAEGTAVNVALPAGTSDAGWLRAFYAVVPQLVGAFEPDVIVSQHGCDSHRSDPLTHLNLSVDGQREAANAVGHLAERYCGGRWIATGGGGYNVLDVVPRAWSHLVAIAAGRPVPLRTPVPQVWRQYVAEKFGREAPALMGDDVELWWRSWEVGFDPNDAVDRTVMATRKAVFPLHGLDPWFD is encoded by the coding sequence ATGACATACCTGCCCGGCCTCAGCCAACCCGCGCCGCCAACGGTGGTGGCGTGGAGTCCTGACATGACAGCCTACAACTTCGGCCCGGGCCACCCCATGGCGCCGGAGCGAATGGAGCTGACGGCGCGCTTGGCCCGGAGCCTCGGTATCTTCGACCTGGAGCATGTAGACGTGGCGGCACCTGAGGTGGCATCTGACGCGGAACTGGAGTCCGTCCATTCATCCGATTATGTGGCGGCAGTCCGCCGGGTCAGCGCGGACCCGTCCCGGCCGGACGAGTCCCGCGGGCTGGGAACCGAAGACGATCCGGCCTTTGCCGGCATGCATGAAGCCGCGGCGCGCCTTGCCGGAGGGTCCCTGCTCGCAGCGCAGCGGGTGCTGGAAGGTTCTGCCGTACATGCCGTGAACTTCGGCGGCGGCATGCACCATGCGGCCCGGGAGCGGGCCAGCGGGTTCTGCATCTACAACGACGCCGCCATTGCCGTGCAGAAGCTGCTCGACGGCGGCGTACGCAAAGTGGCGTACGTCGATGTGGACGCGCACCACGGCGACGGCACCCAGAACATTTTCTGGGACGACCCCCGGGTCCTTACCGTTTCGCTGCACGAGACCGGCCTGACGCTCTTTCCCGGAACAGGGTTCGCCAACGAAATCGGCGGCCCGGCAGCCGAAGGGACGGCGGTGAATGTCGCGCTGCCGGCCGGCACCTCCGACGCCGGATGGCTGCGCGCCTTCTACGCCGTGGTGCCGCAGTTGGTGGGCGCCTTCGAACCGGACGTGATCGTGAGCCAGCACGGCTGCGACTCCCACCGCAGCGACCCCCTCACGCACCTCAACCTGAGTGTGGACGGACAGCGCGAGGCAGCGAACGCCGTCGGGCATCTGGCCGAGCGGTACTGCGGCGGCCGCTGGATCGCCACCGGCGGCGGCGGGTACAACGTGCTGGACGTGGTGCCGCGGGCCTGGAGCCACCTGGTGGCCATCGCCGCGGGGCGGCCCGTGCCGCTGCGGACGCCCGTGCCACAGGTTTGGCGGCAGTACGTGGCGGAGAAGTTCGGCAGGGAAGCGCCCGCCCTCATGGGGGATGACGTGGAGCTGTGGTGGCGTTCCTGGGAGGTGGGCTTCGACCCGAATGACGCGGTGGACCGCACGGTCATGGCCACCCGCAAGGCGGTGTTCCCGCTGCACGGCCTGGATCCCTGGTTCGACTAG
- a CDS encoding ArsR/SmtB family transcription factor: protein MVTDDVFAVIAESTRRDILVALRAGDKAVGELVEELAASQPTISKHLKVLREAQLVSMRAQGQKRYYALNRGPLEGIATWLETFDVDTRTKAAAAPAGQDQAVPAHLREGVAAAAASLPPASRPLETAQPAGEEAPAPVLVREGAELSPAVVIPGGTTAPLSDDSVPQQIGRTVGRAATKAADLLANLPNLPKFGRKK, encoded by the coding sequence ATGGTGACAGACGACGTATTTGCCGTCATAGCGGAATCCACGCGGCGGGACATCCTGGTGGCCCTCCGTGCAGGAGACAAAGCCGTGGGGGAACTGGTGGAGGAACTGGCGGCCAGCCAGCCCACCATTTCCAAGCACCTGAAAGTCCTCCGTGAAGCGCAGCTGGTCAGCATGCGCGCGCAGGGCCAGAAGCGGTACTACGCCTTGAACCGGGGCCCGCTGGAGGGCATCGCCACCTGGCTGGAAACGTTCGACGTCGACACCCGCACCAAAGCCGCCGCCGCACCAGCCGGCCAGGACCAGGCAGTCCCCGCCCACCTGAGGGAGGGCGTCGCCGCTGCGGCGGCGTCGCTGCCGCCTGCCTCAAGGCCCCTGGAAACCGCGCAGCCGGCCGGGGAGGAAGCCCCGGCCCCTGTCCTGGTGCGGGAAGGCGCCGAGCTGAGCCCCGCCGTCGTGATTCCCGGCGGCACCACCGCGCCGCTGAGCGACGACAGCGTTCCGCAGCAAATCGGACGCACCGTTGGCCGCGCCGCCACCAAGGCGGCCGACCTGCTGGCGAACCTTCCCAACCTGCCCAAGTTTGGGCGTAAGAAGTAG
- a CDS encoding alpha-hydroxy acid oxidase — MTHTIQPNNPEATPAPDATDIPAAPAPAKAPSSSALPPALKRRVPKYSDLAPLMQFKKPEFSKEARLKRASTIWELRDIAKRRTPKAPFDYTDGAAEAEITLRRARQAFLDIEFRPGILRNVSSIDLSTNILGKPSRLPVGIAPTGFTRMMQSEGEYAGSQAAEAAGIPYTLSTMGTASLEDVAEAAPNGRNWFQLYLWTDRDRSLELIERAAKAGNDTLMVTVDTAVAGARLRDVRNGMTIPPALTLKTVLDASYRPAWWFNFLTHEPLTFASLSRYTGTVADLINSMFDPTLTFEDLDWLRETWKGNLVVKGIQTVEDARRVVDHGADGVILSNHGGRQLDRAPIPFHLLPEVKQAFASDNSDAAIILDTGIMSGADIVAALALGADFTLIGRAYLYGLMAGGRAGVDRTLQILEKDMVRTMALLGVSRVSDLTPDHVRLLGQ, encoded by the coding sequence ATGACGCACACCATCCAGCCCAACAATCCGGAGGCCACCCCGGCGCCGGACGCCACGGACATCCCCGCAGCGCCGGCACCTGCCAAGGCTCCGTCGTCGTCCGCCCTGCCCCCAGCCCTGAAACGGCGGGTCCCCAAGTACTCCGACCTGGCCCCGCTGATGCAGTTCAAGAAGCCGGAGTTCAGCAAGGAGGCGCGGCTGAAGCGGGCCAGCACCATCTGGGAGCTCCGCGACATCGCCAAGCGCCGCACGCCCAAGGCGCCCTTCGACTACACGGACGGGGCAGCCGAAGCGGAAATTACCCTCCGCCGCGCACGCCAGGCGTTCCTGGACATCGAGTTCCGGCCGGGCATCCTGCGGAACGTCTCCAGCATCGACCTCAGCACCAACATCCTGGGCAAGCCTTCACGCCTGCCCGTGGGCATCGCCCCCACCGGTTTCACCCGGATGATGCAGTCCGAGGGTGAATATGCCGGCTCCCAGGCGGCGGAGGCCGCAGGTATCCCCTACACCCTCTCCACCATGGGCACCGCCTCCCTGGAGGACGTCGCCGAGGCGGCCCCCAACGGCCGCAACTGGTTCCAGCTGTACCTCTGGACGGACCGGGACCGCTCGCTGGAGCTCATCGAGCGCGCCGCCAAGGCCGGCAACGACACCCTCATGGTCACCGTGGACACCGCCGTGGCCGGCGCCCGCCTCCGCGACGTCCGCAACGGCATGACCATCCCGCCGGCCCTGACCCTCAAGACCGTCCTGGACGCGTCCTACCGGCCGGCCTGGTGGTTCAACTTCCTCACCCACGAGCCGCTCACCTTCGCCTCGCTGTCACGCTATACGGGCACCGTGGCGGACCTGATCAATTCCATGTTCGATCCCACGCTCACGTTCGAGGACCTGGACTGGCTGCGCGAAACGTGGAAGGGCAACCTGGTGGTCAAGGGCATCCAGACCGTGGAGGACGCCCGCCGCGTTGTGGACCACGGCGCCGACGGGGTGATCCTCTCCAACCACGGCGGCCGCCAGCTGGACCGCGCGCCCATCCCGTTCCACCTGCTGCCCGAGGTCAAGCAGGCCTTCGCCAGCGACAACAGCGATGCCGCCATCATCCTGGACACCGGCATCATGAGCGGCGCGGACATTGTGGCCGCGCTGGCCCTGGGCGCCGATTTCACCCTGATCGGCCGTGCGTACCTTTACGGTCTGATGGCGGGCGGCCGGGCCGGTGTGGACCGCACCCTGCAGATCCTCGAAAAGGACATGGTCCGCACCATGGCCCTGCTGGGCGTCAGCCGGGTTTCCGACCTCACCCCGGACCACGTGCGGCTGTTGGGACAGTAG
- a CDS encoding LacI family DNA-binding transcriptional regulator: MARKSASGRIGIADVAVKAGVSHATVSRVMNGNFTVDPDIAARVRAAAAELKYQPNPVGRSLALGKTDTIGIVVPDLANPTFQEILRGLSRAAAQDGYRVLIADSFEVSSEESILAGEARRRCDGLVLCAPRMSDAELEEIAPSLHPLVLINRTTATPGVPSLVVDYGQGVQDIAGHLVELGHTRLAFLAGPPRSASNEMRLRGLETFKAAHPEVEVTMLEGGSDFDTGHEAVDAVLASGATGILAFNDLVAMGLMSGLHERGLDVPGDISVTGFDDIPFARYTTPALTTGAVPISELGEQAWHQLRALIRQEGDGTSGSRYQPRLEVRASTGPAKAPRSTVHG; the protein is encoded by the coding sequence ATGGCCAGGAAATCGGCAAGCGGCCGGATCGGCATCGCGGATGTCGCCGTGAAGGCGGGAGTTTCCCATGCCACCGTCTCCCGCGTCATGAACGGGAACTTCACCGTAGATCCGGACATTGCAGCCAGGGTCCGTGCCGCCGCCGCGGAACTGAAGTACCAGCCCAACCCGGTGGGACGCAGCCTGGCGCTCGGCAAGACGGACACCATCGGCATCGTGGTGCCGGACCTGGCCAACCCCACCTTCCAGGAGATCCTCCGCGGCCTCAGCCGGGCGGCAGCCCAGGACGGCTACCGCGTCCTTATCGCCGACTCGTTCGAAGTCTCCAGCGAAGAGTCCATCCTGGCCGGCGAAGCCCGCCGGCGGTGCGACGGGCTGGTCCTGTGCGCCCCGCGCATGTCGGATGCGGAACTGGAAGAGATTGCCCCCTCCCTGCACCCACTGGTGTTGATCAACCGCACCACGGCCACCCCTGGCGTGCCCAGCCTGGTGGTGGACTACGGCCAGGGCGTGCAGGACATCGCCGGGCACCTGGTGGAACTGGGCCACACCCGCCTGGCGTTCCTCGCAGGGCCGCCCCGCAGTGCCTCCAACGAGATGCGGCTCAGGGGCCTGGAAACCTTCAAGGCCGCCCACCCGGAGGTTGAAGTGACCATGCTGGAGGGCGGCTCGGACTTCGACACCGGCCATGAAGCGGTGGACGCCGTCCTGGCCAGCGGAGCCACCGGCATCCTGGCCTTCAACGACCTGGTGGCGATGGGCTTGATGAGCGGCCTGCACGAGCGGGGCCTGGACGTCCCCGGCGACATCTCCGTGACCGGCTTCGACGACATCCCCTTCGCCAGGTATACGACGCCGGCGCTCACCACCGGCGCCGTCCCCATCAGCGAACTGGGCGAGCAGGCATGGCACCAACTGAGGGCGCTGATCCGCCAGGAAGGCGACGGAACCTCCGGCAGCCGCTACCAGCCCCGCCTGGAAGTCAGGGCCAGCACGGGACCGGCCAAGGCACCGCGCAGCACGGTCCACGGCTGA
- a CDS encoding Gfo/Idh/MocA family protein, whose protein sequence is MVNTAETTSAAAASRPGTAAGTATTAGDGRKARIALIGTGGRSEMYIRAIFGKHADTAELVAFSDVNPGRVEFYQKLIQELGAPGPVAAFEPGDLTAFIQANNIDRIIVTTPDYTHADYIVEGLRAGADVVVEKPLTIDAESCRRIVQAVHETGRNVVVTFNYRYSPRNSALKEIIQSGVIGKVTSVDFSWVLDTVHGADYFRRWHREKKNSGGLLIHKASHHFDLVNWWIDDVPERIFASGGLKFYGDKNAAERGLGPRPERGTPDADAPAGDKDPFALDLREDERLKALFLDNEHYDGYRRDQDVFTSGITIEDNLALVVEYQGGPRLSYSLNAHSPWEGYRVAVNGTEGRAELEVVERAAVLHSTDQKTVVDPSATPVEEEDAVRRNGERLVVQRHWEAAYEVPIINGEGGHGGGDELLLSDLFNGPGEDPLGRPSGYLDGLRSVSVGIAGNRSLETSLPVRVEDLDLGVDLRRGK, encoded by the coding sequence ATGGTCAACACCGCCGAGACCACTTCGGCCGCAGCTGCCTCCCGGCCCGGCACCGCCGCCGGAACCGCCACCACCGCCGGGGACGGCCGGAAGGCCCGCATTGCCCTGATCGGCACCGGCGGGCGATCCGAGATGTACATCCGCGCCATTTTCGGCAAGCATGCGGACACTGCCGAACTGGTGGCATTCTCCGACGTGAACCCCGGGCGGGTGGAGTTCTACCAGAAGCTCATCCAGGAACTCGGCGCCCCGGGCCCGGTGGCCGCCTTCGAGCCCGGCGACCTCACCGCCTTCATCCAGGCCAACAACATCGACCGCATCATTGTCACCACGCCGGACTACACCCACGCCGACTACATCGTGGAGGGCCTGCGCGCCGGGGCTGACGTGGTGGTTGAAAAGCCCCTGACCATCGACGCCGAAAGCTGCCGCCGCATCGTCCAGGCCGTCCACGAGACCGGCCGGAACGTGGTGGTCACCTTCAACTACCGCTACTCGCCACGCAACAGCGCCCTGAAGGAAATCATCCAGAGCGGCGTGATCGGCAAGGTCACCTCCGTCGACTTCAGCTGGGTTCTGGACACGGTCCACGGCGCCGACTACTTCCGCCGCTGGCACCGGGAGAAGAAGAACTCCGGCGGCCTGCTCATCCACAAGGCCTCCCACCACTTCGACCTGGTGAACTGGTGGATCGATGATGTCCCGGAGCGGATCTTCGCCTCCGGCGGCCTGAAGTTCTACGGCGACAAGAACGCCGCCGAGCGCGGGCTGGGCCCACGCCCCGAGCGTGGAACGCCCGACGCCGATGCCCCCGCAGGCGACAAGGATCCCTTCGCACTGGACCTCAGGGAGGATGAGCGGCTCAAGGCCCTCTTCCTGGACAACGAACACTACGACGGCTACCGCCGCGACCAGGACGTCTTCACCAGCGGCATCACCATCGAGGACAACCTGGCCCTGGTGGTGGAGTACCAGGGCGGCCCGCGCCTGAGCTACTCCCTGAACGCGCACAGCCCTTGGGAGGGGTACCGGGTGGCGGTCAACGGCACCGAGGGCCGGGCCGAGCTCGAAGTGGTGGAACGCGCCGCCGTCCTGCACAGCACGGACCAGAAGACGGTGGTGGACCCCAGCGCCACACCGGTCGAGGAAGAGGACGCCGTACGCCGCAACGGCGAGCGCCTGGTGGTGCAGCGCCACTGGGAGGCTGCCTACGAGGTGCCCATCATCAATGGTGAGGGCGGCCATGGCGGCGGTGACGAGCTGCTGCTGTCCGACCTGTTCAACGGACCGGGCGAGGATCCGCTGGGCCGACCCTCCGGCTACCTGGACGGACTGCGTTCGGTGTCCGTGGGCATCGCCGGCAACCGCTCCCTCGAAACATCCCTGCCCGTGCGCGTCGAGGACCTGGACCTCGGCGTCGACCTTCGCCGCGGCAAGTAG